GTAACCCGCTAATAGCAAATATGATTTCAtacatccatctgtttgctgTGTTTTCCTCTCCGGGGTTTCCCCGTTTGGAGGCAGACGTGTCCAGGCAGGAGTCTGGTCATCAGTAGAGCCGTTCTGGAGCAGTTTAAGAATGAATAAGCGTTTGCAGCCTgtagttttcagtgttttcctgcTAAGATGTTTTGGTTGTGGAAGGAGGGGTTTGTGGGTGCGTTCGTTCGCGTCATGAGGGTGCGTGGATCTCAGGGGCGCAGTCTCGTCTGACTCCACGTCCGCGCCGGACCGGGCTCTGCTCTCACCTCAGGTAAGGCctcctatttttttaaggagacATGTCAGGTGGAATGTCTCCAACTTTTAAGTAAATGAAAAGCTTTGCAGCTCCTGCTAAGAGCGCACGCGCAGAAAGCCGTTCCAGGTGTTAATTACGCGCGTGCCTTGCGTGCGTAATCCGTTTCTTTTGTTCCTCTGTGGTGTTTAGGACTGAAAAGTAACCctttttcattaaaaccttTTACTTTGGAAGTTgttttatgacagaaaaatcaaaagcaTGATAATTTCCTCAGATAAATGAGTTTGTTTCCCtataaaacttaattaaaagttaaaaaagtgacctaaatcaatgtttaagagtctttttcccttttaatgtttacgtgttttctttattttttttaggttgtaaGACGATGATGGCTGCAATGGCTGCTTCCCAAATCAATTTATCATCTGGACTTGAggaaaatgtctctttttataATGACAAGGACGACTTTGACGACAGGGATGAAACCAGTTTCCTGGAGGAGCATGCGGGTCTGAGACAGTCCCTCAACATCATGTCCCTCATCGTTTACAGCCTGGCTTTTTTCCTGGGTGTGATCGGGAACGGTCTGGTCATCTGGGTGACCGGCTTCAAGATGAAGAAAACTGTGAACACCGTTTGGTTTCTCAACCTTGCTGTGGCTGACTTCCTGTTCACGGCGTTCCTGCCGCTCAGCGTCACCTACACGGCCCTGGACTTTCACTGGCCTTTCGGCACGTTCATGTGCAAGCTGAACACCACCATAAGCTTTCTGAACATGTTTTCCAGCGTCTATATTCTGATGGTGATCAGCGTGGACAGATGTGTGTCTGTGGTGTGGCCCGTCTGGGCTCAGAACCACAGAAATGTACGCAAAGCTtcctgtgtgagtctgtgtgtttgGCTGCTGGCTCTGGTTCTCAGCGCtccatgcttcatcttcagagACACGGGGCCGTCCTTCTACAGCGAGGACAGCATCTCCTGCTACTTTAACTTTGCTTTATCTGAGGACTATGAAACGCCATCCGTGATCCAGCTGCGCCTTCTCCGCCATCAAGCCATGACCGTCGTCCGCTTCCTGCTGGGATTCTTCGTCCCCTTCAGCGTCATCGTCTCCTGCTACGCCGTCATAATCCATCGGCTCAGAAGAAACCGCACCCTGGCCAGCCATTCGAGCCGCACATTCAAGATCATCGCTGccatcatcatcactttcttcCTGTGCTGGGCTCCCTTTCACATCATGGGTGTCATCGAGCTAGTAACCCACATGAGAGAAAATGACACGTTCGAGAACATCGTCGCCATCGGACTCCCCATAGCGACGAGCTTGGCTTTTTTAAACAGCTGCCTGAATCCCATCCTGTATGTATTTATGGGCCAAGATTTCAAGGACAAAGTGCGCAAATCCATCCTGAATGTGTTAGAGAATGCGTTTCAGGAGGAGGTGTCCCGCTCCTACACAAACTCTATGGTCACTATGCGCAGCAAAGACAAGTCCGTCTCTGATGCTGAGGTATAAACCCtacttcctttttaaaatacttattaCCTTCCTCCTATCTAATcatgtttaatgttttgtaaCAAAAGGACGGTTCAGAACTAGAGGCAGATCTGCATCTGAAAGACTTCAACAGTGATCAACCTAGAAAGTATAAACAACtatttaaagccccactctcatttttttggtcttttgtaaaagtgtttccagtgacTTTTTTTAGCCAGAGTTGAAACATCTGTCATTGaggacatcatttctgcagaatggcattagtttatcatttataacctctgagttgtgggcgggccAGTTGGTGTGGAATATAGagctgggtatcgccaataatttccagaatcgattcaaNNNNNNNNNNNNNNNNNNNNNNNNNNNNNNNNNNNNNNNNNNNNNNNNNNNNNNNNNNNNNNNNNNNNNNNNNNNNNNNNNNNNNNNNNNNNNNNNNNNNNNNNNNNNNNNNNNNNNNNNNNNNNNNNNNNNNNNNNNNNNNNNNNNNNNNNNNNNNNNNNNNNNNNNNNNNNNNNNNNNNNNNNNNNNNNNNNNNNNNNNNNNNNNNNNNNNNNNNNNNNNNNNNNNNNNNNNNNNNNNNNNNNNNNNNNNNNNNNNNNNNNNNNNNNNNNNNNNNNNNNNNNNNNNNNNNNNNNNNNNNNNNNNNNNNNNNNNNNNNNNNNNNNNNNNNNNNNNNNNNNNNNNNNNNNNNNNNNNNNNNNNNNNNNNNNNNNNNNNNNNNNNNNNNNNNNNNNNNNNNNNNNNNNNNNNNNNNNNNNNNNNNNNNNNNNNNNNNNNNNNNNNNNNNNNNNNNNNNNNNNNNNNNNNNNNNNNNNNNNNNNNNNNNNNNNNNNNNNNNNNNNNNNNNNNNNNNNNNNNNNNNNNNNNNNNNNNNNNNNNNNNNNNNNNNNNNNNNNNNNNNNNNNNNNNNNNNNNNNNNNNNNNNNNNNNNNNNNNNNNNNNNNNNNNNNNNNNNNNNNNNNNNNNNNNNNNNNNNNNNNNNNNNNNNNNNNNNNNNNNNNNNNNNNNNNNNNNNNNNNNNNNNNNNNNNNNNNNNNNNNNNNNNNNNNNNNNNNNNNNNNNNNNNNNNNNNNNNNNNNNNNNNNNNNNNNNNNNNNNNNNNNNNNNNNNNNNNNNNNNNNNNNNNNNNNNNNNNNNNNNNNNNNNNNNNNNNNNNNNNNNNNNNNNNNNNNNNNNNNNNNNNNNNNNNNNNNNNNNNNNNNNNNNNNNNNNNNNNNNNNNNNNNNNNNNNNNNNNNNNNNNNNNNNNNNNNNNNNNNNNNNNNNNNNNNNNNNNNNNNNNNNNNNNNNNNNNNNNNNNNNNNNNNNNNNNNNNNNNNNNNNNNNNNNNNNNNNNNNNNNNNNNNNNNNNNNNNNNNNNNNNNNNNNNNNNNNNNNNNNNNNNNNNNNNNNNNNNNNNNNNNNNNNNNNNNNNNNNNNNNNNNNNNNNNNNNNNNNNNNNNNNNNNNNNNNNNNNNNNNNNNNNNNNNNNNNNNNNNNNNNNNNNNNNNNNNNNNNNNNNNNNNNNNNNNNNNNNNNNNNNNNNNNNNNNNNNNNNNNNNNNNNNNNNNNNNNNNNNNNNNNNNNNNNNNNNNNNNNNNNNNNNNNNNNNNNNNNNNNNNNNNNNNNNNNNNNNNNNNNNNNNNNNNNNNNNNNNNNNNNNNNNNNNNNNNNNNNNNNNNNNNNNNNNNNNNNNNNNNNNNNNNNNNNNNNNNNNNNNNNNNNNNNNNNNNNNNNNNNNNNNNNNNNNNNNNNNNNNNNNNNNNNNNNNNNNNNNNNNNNNNNNNNNNNNNNNNNNNNNNNNNNNNNNNNNNNNNNNNNNNNNNNNNNNNNNNNNNNNNNNNNNNNNNNNNNNNNNNNNNNNNNNNNNNNNNNNNNNNNNNNNNNNNNNNNNNNNNNNNNNNNNNNNNNNNNNNNNNNNNNNNNNNNNNNNNNNNNNNNNNNNNNNNNNNNNNNNNNNNNNNNNNNNNNNNNNNNNNNNNNNNNNNNNNNNNNNNNNNNNNNNNNNNNNNNNNNNNNNNNNNNNNNNNNNNNNNNNNNNNNNNNNNNNNNNNNNNNNNNNNNNNNNNNNNNNNNNNNNNNNNNNNNNNNNNNNNNNNNNNNNNNNNNNNNNNNNNNNNNNNNNNNNNNNNNNNNNNNNNNNNNNNNNNNNNNNNNNNNNNNNNNNNNNNNNNNNNNNNNNNNNNNNNNNNNNNNNNNNNNNNNNNNNNNNNNNNNNNNNNNNNNNNNNNNNNNNNNNNNNNNNNNNNNNNNNNNNNNNNNNNNNNNNNNNNNNNNNNNNNNNNNNNNNNNNNNNNNNNNNNNNNNNNNNNNNNNNNNNNNNNNNNNNNNNNNNNNNNNNNNNNNNNNNNNNNNNNNNNNNNNNNNNNNNNNNNNNNNNNNNNNNNNNNNNNNNNNNNNNNNNNNNNNNNNNNNNNNNNNNNNNNNNNNNNNNNNNNNNNNNNNNNNNNNNNNNNNNNNNNNNNNNNNNNNNNNNNNNNNNNNNNNNNNNNNNNNNNNNNNNNNNNNNNNNNNNNNNNNNNNNNNNNNNNNNNNNNNNNNNNNNNNNNNNNNNNNNNNNNNNNNNNNNNNNNNNNNNNNNNNNNNNNNNNNNNNNNNNNNNNNNNNNNNNNNNNNNNNNNNNNNNNNNNNNNNNNNNNNNNNNNNNNNNNNNNNNNNNNNNNNNNNNNNNNNNNNNNNNNNNNNNNNNNNNNNNNNNNNNNNNNNNNNNNNNNNNNNNNNNNNNNNNNNNNNNNNNNNNNNNNNNNNNNNNNNNNNNNNNNNNNNNNNNNNNNNNNNNNNNNNNNNNNNNNNNNNNNNNNNNNNNNNNNNNNNNNNNNNNNNNNNNNNNNNNNNNNNNNNNNNNNNNNNNNNNNNNNNNNNNNNNNNNNNNNNNNNNNNNNNNNNNNNNNNNNNNNNNNNNNNNNNNNNNNNNNNNNNNNNNNNNNNNNNNNNNNNNNNNNNNNNNNNNNNNNNNNNNNNNNNNNNNNNNNNNNNNNNNNNNNNNNNNNNNNNNNNNNNNNNNNNNNNNNNNNNNNNNNNNNNNNNNNNNNNNNNNNNNNNNNNNNNNNNNNNNNNNNNNNNNNNNNNNNNNNNNNNNNNNNNNNNNNNNNNNNNNNNNNNNNNNNNNNNNNNNNNNNNNNNNNNNNNNNNNNNNNNNNNNNNNNNNNNNNNNNNNNNNNNNNNNNNNNNNNNNNNNNNNNNNNNNNNNNNNNNNNNNNNNNNNNNNNNNNNNNNNNNNNNNNNNNNNNNNNNNNNNNNNNNNNNNNNNNNNNNNNNNNNNNNNNNNNNNNNNNNNNNNNNNNNNNNNNNNNNNNNNNNNNNNNNNNNNNNNNNNNNNNNNNNNNNNNNNNNNNNNNNNNNNNNNNNNNNNNNNNNNNNNNNNNNNNNNNNNNNNNNNNNNNNNNNNNNNNNNNNNNNNNNNNNNNNNNNNNNNNNNNNNNNNNNNNNNNNNNNNNNNNNNNNNNNNNNNNNNNNNNNNNNNNNNNNNNNNNNNNNNNNNNNNNNNNNNNNNNNNNNNNNNNNNNNNNNNNNNNNNNNNNNNNNNNNNNNNNNNNNNNNNNNNNNNNNNNNNNNNNNNNNNNNNNNNNNNNNNNNNNNNNNNNNNNNNNNNNNNNNNNNNNNNNNNNNNNNNNNNNNNNNNNNNNNNNNNNNNNNNNNNNNNNNNNNNNNNNNNNNNNNNNNNNNNNNNNNNNNNNNNNNNNNNNNNNNNNNNNNNNNNNNNNNNNNNNNNNNNNNNNNNNNNNNNNNNNNNNNNNNNNNNNNNNNNNNNNNNNNNNNNNNNNNNNNNNNNNNNNNNNNNNNNNNNNNNNNNNNNNNNNNNNNNNNNNNNNNNNNNNNNNNNNNNNNNNNNNNNNNNNNNNNNNNNNNNNNNNNNNNNNNNNNNNNNNNNNNNNNNNNNNNNNNNNNNNNNNNNNNNNNNNNNNNNNNNNNNNNNNNNNNNNNNNNNNNNNNNNNNNNNNNNNNNNNNNNNNNNNNNNNNNNNNNNNNNNNNNNNNNNNNNNNNNNNNNNNNNNNNNNNNNNNNNNNNNNNNNNNNNNNNNNNNNNNNNNNNNNNNNNNNNNNNNNNNNNNNNNNNNNNNNNNNNNNNNNNNNNNNNNNNNNNNNNNNNNNNNNNNNNNNNNNNNNNNNNNNNNNNNNNNNNNNNNNNNNNNNNNNNNNNNNNNNNNNNNNNNNN
The sequence above is a segment of the Oryzias melastigma strain HK-1 unplaced genomic scaffold, ASM292280v2 sc00558, whole genome shotgun sequence genome. Coding sequences within it:
- the LOC112138267 gene encoding chemokine-like receptor 1; the encoded protein is MMAAMAASQINLSSGLEENVSFYNDKDDFDDRDETSFLEEHAGLRQSLNIMSLIVYSLAFFLGVIGNGLVIWVTGFKMKKTVNTVWFLNLAVADFLFTAFLPLSVTYTALDFHWPFGTFMCKLNTTISFLNMFSSVYILMVISVDRCVSVVWPVWAQNHRNVRKASCVSLCVWLLALVLSAPCFIFRDTGPSFYSEDSISCYFNFALSEDYETPSVIQLRLLRHQAMTVVRFLLGFFVPFSVIVSCYAVIIHRLRRNRTLASHSSRTFKIIAAIIITFFLCWAPFHIMGVIELVTHMRENDTFENIVAIGLPIATSLAFLNSCLNPILYVFMGQDFKDKVRKSILNVLENAFQEEVSRSYTNSMVTMRSKDKSVSDAEV